TTcgaaaagttttttgttgttggcTCAAAATGCTTAATTTcgtttacttaaaaacaaaacctgATTTACTATACATTTCGAAATTGCTATAAGTAGAAAACACTCATTTTAAGGCGTATTCCTTGACAAAAACGTAACTTGCACAGATTATATACATTATCTTGAAGGTAAAATCTCGATAAATATTGGCCTACTTATATAAGGAGgcctttttaaattaaattgttttaaattagtttatttctCCTTTATTGATTGTTAGCTAAATTATGCAATCATAGCTTGATTTAGcacaaatcaaaacaaaattattaaactctTTAGTTATCAAAAACATGCAGTGAGAGTATTATCTAATAGTAAGTGCCTTTGGCTAAAGACGAGGTGCGTGACTTCTTCTGGTGTTATCTTGGTAGTacaactaaacttttttatatactttcaactttttttctacaaatttttagtttcactaatttttttaagaaattatatcactattttaaatcaaatttaataaacactGTTTGCTCTATTTAAAATTGggtcaatttaataaaaatgttcaaaaatttggaaatttttataaaagaagtcaaaaaataaattttttgtttctttttctctttctcTATTCCCtagcaaaatttgttttcatagaaaactttttataaaaaaagttttattttataagtatttttttaacaattatacaTGCTGTatgtaactatttattttttacagaatcAATTCTCGGGGCTATGCGACTAGACAAATGGTGTCTTCTTGCCTCAGCCATCTGTATTTATgttgaaataataattgtatttatacatttatactgCAAAATagaacacacaaaaaaaaaacgttctttgaattgttaaaaatatattaaaaaaaaaatcaaatcctaaaatttcaacttttgttACTTAATATATTCATcgcaacaaaaacaacaaaaaatttgactaaattgttaaaataaactcTATTttcataattcaaaaaattcaattggTTAGGTAGTTTCGAAATCCGTAGAAAGTTTGGTAATAATGTTCAATCTCTTCAAGGGTTTTATGCTTTGTTTCAGGCACAAAGTAGTAAAcaaagaatatactaataaaacaaaatgtggAAAAAAGCCATAAAGCTCTTTGAATTTGAAACAAACAtactaaagaaataaatgaatatgTTACAAAAAAGGCTAAACAccaatttacacttaaaacaaaaacacaagaGAAACAACGCAGACGAGGAGGGAATATTTCAGACATAAGTAGAAATGGGAGAGCCCCCCATCCAATGGAGTAGCTTATAAGAAATAATACAAAACACGTGATGGCCAACCATGAGTAGCTATCATGGAGCATGACATTACTGATTTCTTTCATATTTGTTTCAGTATTATGAAAATGAGATTCCAACGTTTTATTATTTGCATACATAATTAAAGTCTGAAAATAAACTCCAAGTAAGATATTGCAAATAAACATACCAAAAGCCCCAAGCATAAGAAGCTTTCGCCTTCCATATTTATCAACCATAAAATATGCTGTGGTTGTAATAAGCACCTGTGTTAAATACACAGCTAAAGGCATTTTGCTAACGcctgtattataaaaaatttcctgACCAAAAAACATCATAGCGTTTTTTCCGCACATTTGCTGAAAAATCATTAGAAAAGAGCCATAAAGTAAATTTCGATACAAACCAGGTGTTCTAAAATCGTTTAGAGCTGCCACAGGTTGTTGTTCTACAATGAAAAAGCgattataaaataatctaatataatataataatcagAAATTGTATTACACagataaatatacatataatattaatataaaataataatcagaAAATGTATTACACagataaataacaatttattttctcattttcttattatattgtATTGAAAAAAGAACTCAAtagcaaaaatctttttgcttttagaaacatattttaaagCGAAAGACGTAAAAACGAAGCAACGTACGAAAAAGACTTCACTTCCTGTTCGTccacgtttatatatatatatatatatatatatatatatatatatatatatatatatatatatatatatatatatatatatatatatatatatatatgtatatatatatatatatatatgtatatatatatatatatatatatatatatatatatatatatatatatatatatatatatatatatatacgtttatatatatgtataaatatatatatatatatatatatatatttatatatacatatatatatatatatatatatatatatatatatatatatatatatatatatatatatacatatatatatatatatgtatataaacattcaaaagtatatgatataaaaataaaaagatgtgAAATATGATTGCATgacaaattatgaaaaatattaccTGTGGTATGAATATGAATCTTTTTTTAGCTTGGAGAtgcattaaatttaatcaaatttaaattgtttggtTTGCGGCGAGCTTTGTCACTTTTCAACAATTTGTATTAATGACAGTACTTAAATATAGTTTCAATTCGTTAATTTTGAAGTTCTTCAGGTTTTGATATGATATAATTATGAATTTCttatataagcatatattttataaacaaaacaacataTTTACCGCTATATTTTCATGCTAATTACCAGGTGAAAACTATGATTTTTTCTCGTTAAAAAATAATCCTTTACATGacaaaaatgcaattttagCTTTTAATAGCAATCTAAGCAAAACCCGCCTTATGAACGGagattatagaaaaataaatgcaatttataaGTGCATTGCACCATTTCCAATTATATTCGACGTATATAGTTTATTCAAAGGACTTGTGTTATAATTAGATGGCTGAACCAcaagtattgttaaaaaaaaaaagtcttacaaACGCAACCACACTTTCAAAATAACTATAGGATTCagaagataagttaaaaaaaacaacctatcTAACATGGTCCATCATAAAAAGCCGTCTACaacaacataatttaaaaatgtctatTATACttatacaaataagttttttttaatcaagttgtttgattttgttttcgATGTCCGCCAATATTAAACTCCTTTTGCGAgacataaaatttgttttcaacaaCTTGTATAGCAAATCCTcgcaaaattgaaaaaaaatattcgcaACAAacctaatttattattttattattagaaaacatAACAAACCCAAGTTATTGAttactgtataaaaaaaaacgtaacaTACCCAAGTTTTGTTCAATTTCATTACATTCATCTTCTACATTGTATGCGCTGCCACGTAaccattttaatgttttactgGCTTCGTTTCGCTTCTTTTTAGCAAGCAACCATCTAGGAGATTCGggaataaataaaactaaaaattccaTTAATAAAGCAATAACAAATGCAGCTGTGGCTGATTGTTTGGGGTCGCTGTATGAACctaataaaaaagctaaaaatatccCTATAGTGATACCAATTTGATTTACAACTCCTAACCTCCCACAATATTGACATGATGAAACTTCCgcaatatatatctaaatagcAAATATGGTTTAAACtatggtttatttttaattagactattaaattaagaaattatctaaaaatttattactaacTAGGTAGGCAAAAGCAAtcaaatccaaaaaattaacAGTTGCCTAACGGAATCTTTTGTATacactactttttttaaaacattcttatagTTTACTTACGGGGACAGTGAGTGAACACAAACCGGTGGCAACCCCTGTCAACATTCTACCAGTATATAAAATTGTTCCTTTGGGAAAATAGCCAATTAAAATCCATCCTGGAGTGTAAAAAAATGCCGATAGcattattcctttttttcttCCAAAATATTCTAAGAAGAAACCTCCAAGGATCAATCCAATTACAGCGCCGATTTCAAGCAGAGACTGAAAAAGAAAGTATATTAGCACCCTTTTTGTAAAACAATGTATGGCtataaagtataaacatatgCATCAGTTGCTAAAAATGGCACTGTTTTCAACTtaacaatttagaaaaaatttattttttaataatattgtgcATAAGTTTATGAAAAACACTACAATACTAAGGCTTGAGATATGCTATACAATTATAgctttttaagtaacaaattataatttatatggtAAAGTGCTGTGGTAAAATGATGTTTCCATATTccgttttacattttttaattataaaagtttgctctaatattaattgaaaagcttcaatttaaaacttttaaaaaatcagtgaTAAATCCACAGCTTAAGAAATAATTGAGCTATTCTAAAAGTAGgagaaaatttgtttaaaaaaagaatttttgctagaatattttctgtttttttgtaGGTGAACTTAAAAGATGATGTTTGTGACTTAAATTTGTTCAGCTGGCACATCTAGTTTCGTTTTTGGAATTAAACCTGTGTGGATATGTGTTTGTCACGATTCAGGTGTAAACCAAAAACACGAGAATATTACGGGCAGTTTAACTTGAGTttaactcgttttttttttaggttttatagTCAAGTCTAAATTGTCGCATGCTTTTATCAATGGTTTCACATCTCTTAGGGAAAGTTATTattgtattgatttattataatactacggaaaactattgtaatattaaatttttatagtatgACGTTTCCGTAACGGTGAaacaagtattattttaattggattttattgtaattagtaataattaatttaacggaaagaaaaccatttttgacatctgttattctttttgttttagtagCTCAAAACTCCAGTCTGAAAGAAAATTACAAAAggatgtttaaatttaattccgGGTAAACAAAGTGTTTGATTCGTTGAATCAATGAACTATTCATCTCAAAAAATAGAATTTCTGTGTCTCCATCACTCGACAAAAGAGATTTATCTCTGTTTTTCTGGATAAAGTTTTGATCTTTGCagactcatttaaaaaaaacaaaaattattgtagattttttttaactgtattcAAACAAACACATCAATATTTCAATCAATTTCCTATTTtaaactatctattaaaaaaggtgggttaacaaaaaacctttatgtaaaattaacattaacttaaaacttctaaaaataacgtcgaattgaaaatttttaaaataaggaaaacaaTCACATTAAAAAGTGattaattaccaaaaaaaaatttactaaaagatattaaataaaaggtactgattaaaatttgtttttaaaatataaataatattttttaccgCGAACGAAAGGTCTTTGCGAAGTTTTGTGTATTCGGTATTGAAAGGTGAGGTGTAACCAATGCTGAAACCAACACATACAGATGCGATTGAAGCAATAACAACAgctataaataatgttttaaattgttcgtTATCTTCTGATAAACTAAACGATGCATTTAATGAGGTTTGTTCGTCAtaataagtcatttttttcagaaagtttactaaaatagtaatattatattaaatcgAAGTTGTATCAGAAAAAGTCACTaactaataaacattttttagtggATTTGCTGTGGACCTATATAGGCGTTTTGAGCggtttattttagttatgcTCATTGGTcacttagtggaccattagcAGCATCCGCAATAAGTGGCCAGCCGTTAACTTTTCATGTGATGTAGTGACTAGTCATCGGTTAGCCACTTTTGGCAGTTGCAACTAATGCTCCACTAAGTAGCCGATGAGCAAAACTACAGTGGGCTGCTAAAAATGCCTACATTGGTCCACTAAAGttctattatattatgtttGCTGAGTATGTATTTATAGTtacaaaaacacattttttttaaaacatgtttttttaagagaaaaattaaacttatcttttattaaacaactaaTCATGATGAAttgtttaattaagtttttttaataaagttgtttattaatgccaagttgtttttttgtaaagttgtgtaataaaattaagttgtttaataaagttttataaatcttaattttaatttaattaagtttcttTGTTTCATTAtggataaatattattttaatgtaaaaaataaacagattattataaattataataacgTAGTATAATAGGGTACGTTTGGCTTTTTTTTGGCAAGAAGCTTTATCCCAGAATCTTTTCTGAACTAAACTCTTTAGCTCCATTACTGAACTTTCGGCTTCAAAAGATCTTGCTtgccaatttttaatttttattttatatgcaatATGCAAAAAACATTCAAAGCCTCTTTTCCAAGCATGCAAGCTTGAAAGACCATAACTGACTTGAGTCATTTGCATTGTATAAGTGTGTGCACCTTTTTATCAATCATGATTTCGGTTTggtttgtaataaatattttttgcactTCAAAAACAATGATGGATGGATTCAAATTtggaatttcatttttaagtgtacttttttttatcaatcaaCACAGATatagtttctttattaaactcAAAACAGAAAGATCTGCAATAAATGCTTCTCAAAAGCTTTGAATTTCTCCATAAAACAACTTCTTTTTCATCAATACTTGTAAATAGCTCTAAAGAAACAACATAAgtcaaaataaagaatttatgtTCAATAATTACGAGAACTGCTTTCTTATCATTTTTGCTTTGTAAATGCAATGACTAGTTGAACCATCAAACTCGTACTTTTGCGTTGCTTTATCAAACGGAAGACTCCTCAAGAATTAAGAACTGATTGTTCTTAATTCTTGAGGAGTCTTCCGTTTAACCTGATgaatatacatttgtatatttcaaaatgtttcatTATACAGGTTAAATAAAGTGAACAGAATAGTGCGAATGAAAATAAGCAATAATTTGAAATCAAAAGAGAGCCTAATTTAAGTGATAAAACCTTAATGTTAGTTAATTTAATACGAGTGTCGTAGATCTAATACAGGTAGTCAGttctcaaattaaaaaacaaacatattttatgattaattatatttattttatcaaaattaacaGAATTCATCAACAaactttttggtatttttaagttacatcgatatcaaatattaaaaccCCCTCAAAATGAGGGGTTCTAcaacgttttatttttagagCTTGACAGTGCTCAAAGTTGCAAGAAGTAGCAGCCAAAACTAATTTTACCTTATGTAAACATGTTAATCATTTGTTGGATATACTTATAAATGTTTTCGCTTGGGTTCAAAAAGTACCAGGTTATATATATACCTCTCTggtaattgtaattaaaaaggtttttttacttattattttaaacaatagaaaaaaaaaggtagcttacatttatattttgctattatttgaaaaatataataagctataaatatatttcaaaacttactaaaaaaagcaaaacgaaaaaaattaatttttaatttgtgaaaagataaagttgaacaatcaaatttttagttgttttgaatatataataaagaccCCTcctgaatatataaaaaagacccctctttaatttgtaattgcaaaaatagtttttgagttataaaaatagtaatgcCTATTTTAGAAAGGccattatatatactatacactaagaaatttttttttttaagaacattatttattttacttttttcatagcCTTGCTCACTGTGACATAACAATAAATgcttaaacaaaaagatttggACAGGGTCGGAAAAATATTAACCTGCTCTCTAAACATTAACTTtcaatatgatatttttaagataaaaatattaaaagtatatttagtaattaagtatgtatatttctttttaaaatttgcgaccaaataaaatacatacatatttacaaaaatgtttatgaatGAGTTTTAATCCATAATATTTACGTTTAAATTTCAACTctgtttgaaaattttcaaaaatttgtttgaaatggttttttattatttctttaattttcattttttttaatttgtattacaGTACAATTTCTCTAATTCGAATCTCCTTAGTTTGAAAACCTCCATAATTCGATTAAATACAAAGTCACCGTTAAATGcgtttaagaaaaattaactttttataattcgaAAAGCTctctaaattaaacttttatttttccctATAAAATTCGAATTAGAGAGATTCTACTGTAGTACTTTTATaaagattaaacaaaaaaatctttatatgcACAGAAAAAAAGCGACTGATGAAAAGCAATGAAAAATTTGCAattagcaaataataaaaaccaaataaataaacagttaaattcgtctaaataaattttaaattttacaaagatATTCCACCAGACAAgtattgttaaaagtttaccaATTACTAAGTTtcataaactaataaatatgtTAGTGCCAATAAATTGAGCATTACTCCATCAAACAATCTACTTTCGATtgagttgtttattttaatttgagtcTAAATAAAATTGACTACGGAATCGTTCAAAATAAACTCGTGCtttttacaattctttttgATTGCATAGCCtcttttttttgtcaacttttcACACATTTGAAAGTAgtgcaatataaatatttgcttttttctgtAAAAGCAAGATATTTTATTGACAACTAAACGATCTTGAAAGTTAATAAACTACATAATTCCATCTTCTGAAATAAAGCCTCGTTACAAATGTTACAGTGAAATAAAACTGATACATGCTTatgcttttttacaaatacCTATTAATGCTTTGTTTTAACCGTCACATTCCTTGagctgaaatataaaatttgataatttgcTAGTCCAAGAAAGTCATAAAAGTACAAAATAGAGATTTATTAAAgtgataaaactatatttttcatgTTCATATAATGAAGGActaagtgataaaaaaaaaattaacaataaaatcatgGCTGTTTCCAGAGTTATAATCAACAATGCTGCATTCTGTATTTATATCAGAACTAATAAAGGGTTTACAAATTTCGTGAACTTGATTGGCTTAATCTTACGCAGAGACACCACGAACTGCCATTGTTCTAATATAGATCCATAgcaaatttaatagaaaattttctataaagtttttaaaaatggcattatattttttgattttagacaGAAACAGGtcaatttacaattttaaaaaattactttatgaGCAATGTTTTTAACAGTGATCTTAGATAGAAATAAtcaaatcactaaaataatttgtGTTTAATTCTTATCTCTGTAAAAgtacttttagaaaaaagacaaaagtgttttgaaagtttaagttaaattttttaaactgtacTCCTATGAAATCATGGTAAGCAAGGACATTTTTTCTCGTCAGTTTG
This Hydra vulgaris chromosome 04, alternate assembly HydraT2T_AEP DNA region includes the following protein-coding sequences:
- the LOC100212613 gene encoding solute carrier family 2, facilitated glucose transporter member 8 isoform X2 → MTYYDEQTSLNASFSLSEDNEQFKTLFIAVVIASIASVCVGFSIGYTSPFNTEYTKLRKDLSFASLLEIGAVIGLILGGFFLEYFGRKKGIMLSAFFYTPGWILIGYFPKGTILYTGRMLTGVATGLCSLTVPIYIAEVSSCQYCGRLGVVNQIGITIGIFLAFLLGSYSDPKQSATAAFVIALLMEFLVLFIPESPRWLLAKKKRNEASKTLKWLRGSAYNVEDECNEIEQNLEQQPVAALNDFRTPGLYRNLLYGSFLMIFQQMCGKNAMMFFGQEIFYNTGVSKMPLAVYLTQVLITTTAYFMVDKYGRRKLLMLGAFGMFICNILLGVYFQTLIMYANNKTLESHFHNTETNMKEISNVMLHDSYSWLAITCFVLFLISYSIGWGALPFLLMSEIFPPRLRCFSCVFVLSVNWCLAFFVTYSFISLVCLFQIQRALWLFSTFCFISIFFVYYFVPETKHKTLEEIEHYYQTFYGFRNYLTN
- the LOC100212613 gene encoding facilitated trehalose transporter Tret1 isoform X3 — translated: MTYYDEQTSLNASFSLSEDNEQFKTLFIAVVIASIASVCVGFSIGYTSPFNTEYTKLRKDLSFASLLEIGAVIGLILGGFFLEYFGRKKGIMLSAFFYTPGWILIGYFPKGTILYTGRMLTGVATGLCSLTVPIYIAEVSSCQYCGRWLLAKKKRNEASKTLKWLRGSAYNVEDECNEIEQNLEQQPVAALNDFRTPGLYRNLLYGSFLMIFQQMCGKNAMMFFGQEIFYNTGVSKMPLAVYLTQVLITTTAYFMVDKYGRRKLLMLGAFGMFICNILLGVYFQTLIMYANNKTLESHFHNTETNMKEISNVMLHDSYSWLAITCFVLFLISYSIGWGALPFLLMSEIFPPRLRCFSCVFVLSVNWCLAFFVTYSFISLVCLFQIQRALWLFSTFCFISIFFVYYFVPETKHKTLEEIEHYYQTFYGFRNYLTN